One Oryza sativa Japonica Group chromosome 8, ASM3414082v1 DNA window includes the following coding sequences:
- the LOC9271298 gene encoding uncharacterized protein produces the protein MNTIPLPLRLLVAVSLAVAGVAGDDEKTCPGAPTMTVESACRNVSGTQAMYDTCRDALAGVADPLSDHDVTVYALAAAHGAAASAEATMGAAIDEVRNNRSLPGDERDAYMECAVDYSTALHAMGSVVDKLDGCSFDGLAGDYLNGLIDVENCRDRVLKLPASPLYAMVLVDRNKAGMALFLGKLLGI, from the coding sequence ATGAACACTATTCCCCTTCCTCTCAGGCTACTCGTCGCCgtctccctcgccgtcgccggcgtcgccggagATGACGAGAAGACGTGCCCCGGCGCGCCGACGATGACGGTGGAGTCGGCGTGCCGCAACGTGAGCGGCACGCAGGCGATGTACGACACGTGCAGGgacgcgctcgccggcgtggcGGACCCGTTGAGCGACCACGACGTGACCGTCTacgcgctcgcggcggcgcacggcgcggcggcgtcggcggaggcCACCATGGGCGCCGCCATCGACGAGGTCAGGAACAACAGGTCTCTCCCCGGCGACGAGAGGGACGCGTACATGGAGTGCGCGGTGGACTACTCGACGGCGCTGCACGCCATGGGCAGCGTCGTGGACAAGCTCGACGGCTGCAGCTtcgacggcctcgccggcgactATTTGAACGGGCTCATCGACGTCGAGAACTGCAGGGACCGCGTGCTCAAGCTGCCGGCGTCGCCGCTGTACGCCATGGTGCTCGTCGACCGGAACAAGGCCGGGATGGCTCTCTTCCTGGGGAAACTCTTGGGGATATGA